In a single window of the Thermofilum uzonense genome:
- a CDS encoding sugar phosphate nucleotidyltransferase: MIKTAVVLAGGKGVRLRPLTLTTPKPLLPVGNKAIIEHILSLLISYGFERIIVAVNYLGHKIASHFLEKYLDAGVEILIPEITPHDTADAVRKLSRFIDEDFIVTMGDVITNMNLRDFADFHERSKAIASVAVIEVGSVRDFGAVILDEKGRILHFMEKPGTSEWYVATVAYSTLSHRHFRPYVNLANSGFYGFKREILDILSDTPYLMDFGRHVFPWLLENNYTVMGWNAGEAYWMDVGRPSTYLVANMDLLDGAALPLVPYGKNVNNVWVGEDTVISKSAVINPPVALGDYTVIDEGAVIGPYAIIGSRVKIGKKVSVVNTIVMDDCVLEDQTILMNSILAKNILVKRGSSVTESVIGDNSVIESGLSVGPTTHINPGSRVAKQEVS, from the coding sequence ATGATTAAAACCGCCGTAGTCCTGGCGGGCGGGAAAGGTGTCCGTCTCAGACCCTTAACATTGACCACTCCCAAACCATTATTGCCCGTCGGCAACAAAGCAATTATCGAACACATATTATCACTCCTCATCTCCTACGGATTCGAGAGGATAATAGTAGCGGTAAACTATCTGGGACACAAGATCGCCTCGCATTTCCTCGAGAAGTATCTTGATGCCGGCGTAGAGATACTAATTCCCGAGATCACCCCCCACGACACAGCTGACGCAGTGAGGAAGCTCTCGAGGTTCATAGATGAAGACTTCATAGTTACAATGGGGGACGTGATCACCAACATGAATCTCCGGGACTTCGCTGATTTCCACGAGAGGAGCAAAGCTATAGCTTCGGTGGCAGTTATAGAAGTGGGATCTGTAAGGGATTTTGGCGCAGTTATATTGGATGAGAAAGGCAGGATTTTGCATTTCATGGAGAAGCCGGGGACAAGCGAATGGTATGTGGCTACAGTCGCTTATTCAACGCTCTCGCACAGACACTTTAGACCCTATGTCAACTTGGCTAACAGTGGCTTCTACGGCTTTAAACGAGAAATACTAGACATTTTATCCGATACCCCCTACTTGATGGATTTTGGAAGGCATGTCTTTCCCTGGCTTCTGGAGAATAACTATACGGTGATGGGGTGGAATGCTGGCGAGGCCTATTGGATGGACGTGGGAAGACCTTCCACTTATCTTGTCGCCAACATGGATCTCTTAGATGGGGCTGCCTTACCACTAGTCCCCTACGGGAAAAACGTGAACAACGTGTGGGTTGGTGAAGACACTGTTATAAGCAAGTCTGCAGTCATAAATCCTCCAGTGGCTCTAGGCGACTATACTGTGATCGATGAGGGCGCTGTTATAGGACCCTATGCGATAATAGGAAGTCGTGTTAAAATTGGAAAAAAGGTTTCAGTAGTTAATACAATAGTAATGGATGACTGTGTGCTTGAAGATCAAACGATTCTTATGAATAGCATTTTGGCGAAAAACATATTAGTGAAAAGAGGTAGTAGCGTTACGGAATCCGTTATAGGTGATAATAGCGTGATTGAAAGTGGCTTGTCTGTGGGACCAACTACCCACATTAACCCAGGCTCAAGAGTCGCTAAACAAGAGGTGAGTTGA
- a CDS encoding phosphohexomutase domain-containing protein: MLGELCKATGASFAVALSSDASHAYFIDDKGRYVDPDIFLAIVALMIPQGSRLAITDSASRIVDAIAEKNKLSLIRVKGIAGDIARGVRRLRVNLGATDSGEVIFPQFSLSPDGMILTAKLLEMLSTEEVRLSTLVEAIPEASLYTLELEADQSVAGKVLDAVFLEHTEVAVAPGMVKYRVGETWVKVHQDLDGGKIYVSVDSSNKAAIEIAKKEYERLGELIESLK; encoded by the coding sequence ATGTTAGGAGAGCTTTGCAAGGCCACAGGCGCGAGCTTTGCGGTTGCACTGTCCAGTGATGCATCGCATGCCTACTTCATCGACGATAAGGGAAGGTACGTCGACCCCGATATTTTCCTTGCTATCGTAGCTTTGATGATACCTCAGGGCTCTAGGCTTGCTATCACGGACTCAGCCTCGAGAATAGTCGATGCGATAGCTGAAAAGAATAAACTGTCTCTCATCCGAGTCAAAGGTATCGCCGGAGATATCGCTAGAGGTGTGAGACGCTTGAGGGTTAACCTGGGAGCTACCGATTCAGGCGAAGTTATATTCCCTCAATTCTCACTTTCTCCCGATGGGATGATTCTGACAGCAAAGCTTCTAGAAATGCTCTCCACGGAAGAAGTTAGGCTTTCCACACTTGTCGAAGCTATCCCAGAAGCTTCATTATACACCTTAGAGTTGGAGGCAGATCAATCAGTTGCAGGTAAGGTTTTGGATGCTGTGTTCCTAGAACACACAGAAGTTGCAGTCGCGCCGGGCATGGTTAAGTATAGGGTTGGAGAGACATGGGTTAAAGTTCACCAAGACCTGGATGGAGGCAAGATATACGTAAGCGTTGACTCCTCTAACAAGGCGGCAATTGAGATAGCTAAAAAAGAGTACGAGAGGCTAGGAGAACTCATAGAGAGCCTCAAATAG
- a CDS encoding N-glycosylase/DNA lyase, with protein MFFPDEEKAKVIGVSLSDPLLAEAFVKVDPQYESVSEIVRKMGYVEGSLYVIGVALISYMLSSRGEEHWRIASKYAEGGCIKALQEFVTKSPSINWLRDQRKKRVELYVSKALPSLREQLQKNEVDLDTIHLELARLLKARKEDKTVVFAIKMLYYSLLSSGKGFHGGIDIPIPVDYRVSLVSFTSGLFRGWSCGEDLRRLAREARTRQKETIIRLWKIVAEVAGKPPFLLDSIVWVTGRCIDEHLSNPGLIERCLGEKYGISEYHTRTVRILWSTLEECLG; from the coding sequence ATGTTTTTTCCGGATGAGGAAAAGGCTAAGGTTATAGGAGTCTCGCTAAGTGATCCACTACTAGCTGAAGCCTTCGTTAAGGTGGACCCGCAGTACGAAAGTGTTTCCGAGATCGTTCGAAAGATGGGGTACGTTGAGGGCTCGCTCTACGTCATAGGAGTCGCACTCATAAGCTATATGCTCAGTAGTAGAGGAGAGGAACATTGGCGTATAGCCTCTAAGTATGCTGAAGGGGGGTGTATTAAGGCCTTACAGGAATTTGTGACTAAAAGCCCCTCCATAAACTGGCTTCGAGACCAAAGGAAAAAGAGGGTTGAGTTATATGTTTCCAAGGCTTTACCCAGCCTGCGTGAACAGCTTCAGAAGAATGAGGTTGACCTTGATACAATACACCTTGAGCTGGCCAGGCTACTTAAAGCTAGAAAAGAAGACAAGACAGTGGTCTTTGCAATAAAGATGCTTTACTACTCGCTCCTCTCGAGCGGGAAAGGGTTCCATGGAGGGATAGACATACCGATACCTGTCGACTACCGCGTTAGTCTCGTATCTTTCACATCAGGGCTTTTTAGGGGATGGAGTTGTGGTGAAGACTTGAGAAGACTTGCACGGGAGGCCAGGACCAGGCAAAAGGAGACCATTATCAGGCTCTGGAAGATAGTAGCCGAGGTGGCGGGCAAGCCCCCATTTCTTCTAGACAGTATAGTATGGGTAACTGGGAGATGCATAGACGAGCATCTTTCTAACCCGGGACTCATTGAACGATGCCTTGGGGAAAAGTACGGGATCAGTGAATACCATACCCGTACTGTTAGGATTCTTTGGTCGACTCTTGAAGAGTGTCTAGGCTAA
- a CDS encoding GTPase yields the protein MSQRTSPGSWRLLRKIIAKSDVVVEVLDARDPWGTRSPQLEKLADTLGKPLVIVVNKADLVPKNIAEKWKKILSKERPTVFISASKRLGTRRLWKVLREASGKRPLVVAVTGIPNVGKSTIINYLKGAHAVGTSPIPGYTRNATRLRVARWLSVIDTPGIIPPKLGELALISALRPESLDDPIPVAFRLLELIGKKNPKLLESLYGVEWQQDAQNFLEKLALRRGLLGKGGVPLIEEAARIIIRDWQTGRNTFFLEPEDYGLA from the coding sequence ATGTCACAGCGTACATCTCCTGGATCCTGGCGTCTTCTAAGAAAAATAATCGCAAAATCAGACGTCGTTGTTGAGGTGCTTGACGCGAGGGATCCATGGGGTACTAGGAGTCCACAGTTAGAAAAGCTAGCAGACACCCTCGGCAAACCCCTCGTAATAGTCGTGAACAAAGCAGACCTTGTTCCTAAAAACATAGCCGAAAAGTGGAAGAAAATTCTTTCAAAAGAAAGGCCAACAGTTTTCATTAGTGCCTCTAAGCGGCTTGGCACGCGCAGGCTCTGGAAAGTACTACGTGAGGCGTCAGGGAAAAGGCCACTCGTAGTAGCAGTCACAGGCATCCCCAACGTTGGAAAATCAACAATAATTAACTACCTTAAAGGGGCACATGCAGTTGGCACTTCTCCAATACCCGGATATACCCGCAACGCAACCCGTCTGAGAGTCGCTAGATGGCTCAGCGTAATAGACACACCGGGGATTATCCCACCTAAGCTGGGAGAGTTGGCGCTTATAAGCGCTCTCCGACCCGAGTCTCTCGATGATCCTATCCCCGTGGCATTCAGACTGCTGGAACTCATAGGTAAGAAAAACCCGAAATTGTTAGAGTCTCTTTATGGGGTTGAGTGGCAGCAAGATGCCCAGAATTTCCTCGAAAAGCTTGCGCTTAGACGGGGACTCCTCGGGAAGGGCGGTGTCCCCCTCATAGAGGAGGCAGCTAGGATCATCATACGCGACTGGCAGACGGGGCGTAACACTTTCTTCCTAGAGCCAGAGGACTACGGCTTAGCCTAG
- the gyaR gene encoding glyoxylate reductase, whose amino-acid sequence MSKPKVYVTRIIPEPGLSMLKECCDIELHNSKEWPPSREELIQKVKDKDALLCLLTDKIDAEVMDSAPNLRVISTYSVGFDHIDIPEATKRGIYVTHTPGVLTDAVAEFTVGLILAVTRRIVEADKIIRTGQWDKPWNPYFLTGPELKGKTIGLVGLGRIGVATAKRLSSFDVKILYYDVERRWDVESVLNMEYADLDTLLKESDIVSVHVPLTKDTFHLINEERLRKMKKTAYLINTARGPVVDTNALVKALKEGWIAGAALDVFEQEPLPADHPLTKFDNVILAPHIASATIEARQRMAELAARNLIAVLKGEMPPALVNKEVLKVRPLEKVKMI is encoded by the coding sequence ATGTCAAAACCAAAGGTCTATGTTACACGGATAATTCCCGAGCCTGGCTTATCTATGCTTAAAGAGTGTTGCGACATAGAGCTTCACAACTCAAAGGAGTGGCCTCCCTCACGCGAGGAGCTTATCCAGAAGGTTAAGGACAAGGACGCGCTTCTCTGCCTCCTCACCGATAAGATCGATGCTGAGGTTATGGACTCTGCACCCAATCTCAGAGTTATAAGCACATATAGCGTGGGCTTCGACCATATCGATATTCCTGAGGCGACAAAGAGAGGCATTTACGTCACGCACACCCCCGGCGTCCTTACTGACGCCGTAGCCGAGTTCACCGTAGGTCTTATCCTTGCTGTAACCCGCCGCATAGTCGAAGCCGACAAGATAATCCGAACAGGTCAATGGGACAAGCCCTGGAACCCATACTTCCTTACCGGCCCCGAGTTAAAGGGTAAGACTATAGGTCTTGTAGGCTTGGGACGCATAGGCGTCGCCACAGCCAAGAGGCTCTCAAGCTTTGACGTAAAAATCCTCTACTACGATGTCGAGAGGAGGTGGGACGTCGAAAGCGTCCTCAACATGGAATATGCAGACCTCGACACTCTCTTGAAGGAATCCGATATAGTCTCAGTACACGTCCCATTAACTAAAGATACTTTCCACCTGATTAACGAGGAAAGGTTAAGGAAGATGAAGAAAACAGCGTACCTCATTAACACAGCTCGTGGACCAGTCGTCGACACAAATGCACTGGTAAAGGCGTTGAAAGAGGGATGGATCGCGGGGGCAGCACTTGATGTCTTCGAGCAGGAACCCCTCCCGGCTGATCATCCACTCACAAAGTTTGACAATGTGATTCTGGCTCCTCACATAGCCAGCGCTACTATTGAAGCCAGACAGCGAATGGCGGAACTCGCAGCCCGTAACCTCATAGCAGTGCTGAAGGGAGAGATGCCTCCCGCGCTCGTGAACAAGGAAGTGTTAAAGGTCAGGCCACTAGAGAAAGTGAAGATGATTTAA
- the iolN gene encoding 3-dehydro-scyllo-inosose hydrolase, translated as MVEYESRFARPIYNKFGEKIYLDQLTMAELAERVKKNDIIYVPCGSVEAHGLAQATGEDTIIGTYIAERIAFETGVTVAPPIYYGSHPSHHYGMPGTIPVKKEAYIDYVTSVVKWLSNAGFKKIILFNSHGQEYVLPIVKDKAIIEEGVKAFIIVTSWWRWAVDKLQVGTELKPGLSIETPFIHADEVEASVLWYVAPKLVDPSKLKESDAEKMVGVIPDKWIDKAGNVYNRPLAWYDVSAYMEIHHYPKGSVGYPSKASREKGEAIVETAIQRLVEFTEWLHKTYPPGVVPQVWPNPGDFKY; from the coding sequence ATGGTCGAATATGAGTCCCGTTTTGCACGGCCAATCTACAACAAATTTGGGGAAAAAATTTATCTTGATCAACTTACCATGGCTGAACTAGCAGAAAGGGTCAAGAAGAACGATATCATCTACGTGCCCTGTGGCTCCGTTGAGGCTCATGGCTTGGCACAGGCAACAGGGGAGGACACGATAATAGGCACCTACATCGCGGAGCGAATAGCCTTCGAAACAGGAGTCACGGTAGCTCCTCCAATATATTATGGAAGCCACCCAAGTCACCATTATGGAATGCCGGGAACAATACCTGTAAAGAAAGAGGCATATATCGACTATGTTACGAGCGTCGTAAAGTGGCTGAGCAATGCAGGCTTCAAGAAGATCATCCTTTTCAACTCTCATGGACAGGAATACGTGCTCCCCATCGTCAAGGACAAAGCGATAATCGAGGAGGGCGTGAAGGCCTTTATTATCGTGACGAGTTGGTGGCGCTGGGCAGTCGATAAGCTCCAGGTGGGTACAGAGCTAAAGCCAGGTCTCTCAATCGAGACACCGTTCATTCACGCTGACGAGGTTGAGGCTAGTGTGCTTTGGTACGTGGCACCAAAGCTTGTTGATCCTAGCAAGCTCAAGGAGTCCGATGCTGAGAAGATGGTCGGCGTCATACCGGACAAGTGGATCGACAAGGCGGGGAACGTGTACAACAGACCACTAGCATGGTATGATGTAAGCGCCTACATGGAGATTCATCACTATCCGAAGGGTAGCGTCGGTTATCCAAGCAAGGCTAGCAGGGAGAAGGGAGAGGCTATAGTGGAGACTGCTATTCAGCGCCTGGTAGAGTTCACGGAGTGGCTTCACAAGACGTATCCACCAGGGGTTGTTCCTCAGGTTTGGCCTAACCCCGGCGACTTCAAATATTAG
- the iolM gene encoding scyllo-inosose 3-dehydrogenase, protein MRAVLVYADFAPRPGYKITQDELRTHKVREGNKVWRNPKLVLRTDYPVPEPKPDEVLIRVKAVGICGSDIHFLETDEEGYIIYPGLTKFPVVIGHEFSGVIEKVGANVRNLKPGDMVTSEEMFWCGECDACRGIDFNHCTRLNDPADLEYGELGFTHDGAMADYVVVKAKYVWKINSLLEAYGSEEKAFEAGSLVEPTSVAYHAMFTRAGGFKPGSYVVVWGAGPIGLGAIALAKAAGAGKIIVFEVSPVRRELAKKVGADYVFNTAELQKNSVEPWEKIMEITDGQGADFHVEAAGAPQHTLPQMQRSLAIDGKIAWIGRAPKEVPIYIEVFQVRRGQLFGSQGHSGFRNFGNVIRLMAAGRIDMTQIITSRFKLDEAHKAFERAHQRIDGKITLKP, encoded by the coding sequence ATGAGAGCCGTATTGGTTTACGCCGATTTCGCCCCCAGGCCCGGATACAAGATTACACAGGATGAGCTCCGAACTCATAAGGTCAGGGAAGGTAATAAGGTATGGAGAAACCCGAAACTAGTTCTCCGCACAGACTATCCTGTACCAGAGCCCAAGCCCGACGAGGTTCTGATAAGGGTAAAAGCTGTCGGCATCTGCGGCAGCGACATACACTTCCTTGAAACAGATGAGGAAGGCTACATCATCTACCCCGGACTCACAAAGTTTCCCGTAGTAATCGGCCACGAGTTCTCTGGAGTTATTGAAAAAGTCGGAGCTAATGTCAGAAACCTGAAACCCGGGGACATGGTGACTTCAGAGGAAATGTTCTGGTGCGGTGAATGTGATGCATGCCGCGGCATAGATTTCAACCATTGCACCCGCCTCAACGACCCTGCTGACTTAGAGTATGGAGAGCTTGGATTCACTCACGATGGTGCCATGGCTGATTACGTTGTTGTCAAGGCTAAGTATGTCTGGAAGATAAACTCTCTCCTAGAGGCATACGGAAGTGAGGAAAAAGCATTCGAAGCGGGAAGCCTGGTCGAGCCCACGAGCGTTGCCTACCATGCGATGTTCACTCGAGCGGGGGGCTTCAAACCCGGGAGCTATGTAGTGGTTTGGGGAGCAGGCCCCATCGGGTTAGGCGCCATTGCCCTCGCTAAGGCCGCTGGAGCCGGTAAGATCATCGTCTTCGAGGTTAGTCCGGTGCGAAGAGAATTAGCGAAGAAGGTTGGGGCAGACTACGTCTTTAATACTGCGGAGCTGCAAAAGAACAGCGTTGAACCATGGGAAAAGATAATGGAAATAACGGACGGGCAAGGAGCAGACTTCCACGTTGAGGCTGCGGGAGCCCCGCAGCACACGCTACCCCAAATGCAGAGGAGTCTAGCAATAGACGGCAAGATAGCATGGATTGGTCGCGCACCCAAAGAGGTTCCCATATACATCGAAGTATTCCAGGTGAGGAGAGGACAACTGTTTGGAAGCCAAGGGCACTCAGGTTTCAGGAACTTCGGCAATGTTATCCGCCTTATGGCTGCAGGCAGAATAGACATGACCCAAATAATAACCTCCAGGTTCAAGCTCGACGAAGCTCATAAAGCCTTTGAAAGGGCGCATCAGAGGATTGATGGTAAAATAACTCTAAAACCGTAA
- a CDS encoding sugar phosphate isomerase/epimerase family protein, whose translation MFKFSMAVTPLHAKFEAVAKGSPAEFALLLSELGYNGIEYSVLEPETIIELVRIASDYGLRVPAIGTGLNYIHYGLDLTSPDEGVRARTLNRLQSFVEYTGRSEAGGVIIGLIRGRGDSYSSPEMALNLLAAQLSTLCRQAVDADVKLFLEPLNRYESKIINTVGEALNFLRRVDCPNLYLLLDTFHMNIEEPVIEDSIRVAGDKIGHFHVADSNRYAPGMGHLDFSSILKALKDTGYSGYVSAEIIVKPDFESAARLTLNTLRIASGCEEENR comes from the coding sequence GTGTTTAAATTCTCGATGGCAGTTACGCCTTTACACGCTAAGTTCGAGGCTGTTGCTAAGGGCAGTCCTGCCGAGTTTGCATTATTATTATCGGAACTGGGGTATAACGGGATTGAATATTCCGTGCTTGAACCCGAGACAATTATAGAGCTTGTAAGAATAGCCTCCGATTATGGCCTGCGTGTGCCCGCTATAGGAACTGGCCTGAATTATATCCATTACGGGTTGGATCTTACAAGTCCTGATGAGGGAGTTCGTGCACGGACACTTAATCGTCTCCAGAGTTTCGTGGAGTACACTGGGAGGAGTGAAGCCGGAGGAGTTATAATAGGTCTGATAAGGGGGCGTGGTGACTCTTATTCTTCGCCTGAAATGGCTTTGAATCTCCTGGCAGCACAACTTTCGACACTGTGTAGACAAGCGGTTGACGCGGACGTCAAATTGTTCCTCGAGCCTTTAAATAGGTACGAGTCGAAAATAATAAACACGGTAGGGGAAGCATTGAATTTCTTAAGAAGAGTGGACTGCCCCAACCTTTACTTGTTGCTTGATACTTTCCACATGAATATCGAGGAGCCAGTAATCGAGGATTCCATACGCGTTGCTGGCGATAAGATAGGGCATTTTCACGTTGCTGACAGTAATAGGTATGCGCCTGGTATGGGGCACTTGGACTTCTCATCGATTCTAAAAGCGCTAAAAGATACAGGGTACTCAGGCTATGTATCGGCTGAGATAATTGTAAAGCCTGACTTTGAATCTGCTGCCAGGCTGACTCTCAACACTCTAAGAATAGCCTCCGGTTGCGAAGAAGAGAACAGGTAG
- a CDS encoding MBL fold metallo-hydrolase, with the protein MTTGKIRAIFLGTSGSTFTPDNIQPCIYVEGYLFDCPASCPQRLLSLGLLDSVHTILLTHTHLDHSLGIYELAWHLGTVLSKRRITLYLPQGVLEGVVDAFRILGGNLAEKLLSFYEMREVYPGYDNGKIRVVEAKHSVVAVGYRLTLDGLSVCYTGDTAPSDSVVESFRDCSLLIHEATYPSGLEEQAVRDGHSTPRQAAEIARRAGAKMLALVHLPYARYGREIDEAFLASSQQIFPNTIIPKPGQVVELG; encoded by the coding sequence ATGACAACGGGTAAAATAAGAGCGATTTTTCTAGGAACTTCAGGAAGCACGTTCACTCCAGACAACATCCAGCCATGTATTTACGTTGAAGGCTATCTCTTCGACTGCCCGGCCTCGTGCCCACAGCGACTCTTGAGCCTAGGATTGTTGGATTCTGTTCACACAATTCTTCTCACTCACACCCACTTGGACCACTCTCTCGGGATATATGAGTTGGCCTGGCATCTGGGGACAGTACTATCCAAGAGGAGAATAACGTTGTATCTTCCCCAAGGTGTCTTGGAGGGGGTCGTTGATGCGTTCAGGATTCTTGGAGGGAACCTGGCTGAGAAACTGCTGAGTTTTTACGAAATGCGGGAAGTTTATCCTGGCTATGATAACGGGAAAATAAGAGTTGTTGAGGCTAAGCACTCTGTGGTAGCGGTTGGCTACAGGCTAACTTTAGATGGCCTCTCTGTTTGTTATACAGGTGACACGGCACCATCGGATTCTGTCGTGGAGTCATTCAGGGATTGTTCCTTGCTTATACATGAAGCTACTTACCCGTCGGGGCTTGAGGAACAGGCTGTTAGGGATGGCCACTCAACACCTCGTCAGGCTGCTGAGATTGCGCGGAGGGCTGGTGCTAAAATGTTGGCTCTAGTTCATTTACCATATGCAAGGTATGGGAGAGAAATAGATGAGGCTTTCCTCGCATCCTCCCAGCAAATTTTTCCAAATACGATCATCCCAAAACCGGGACAGGTCGTGGAGCTCGGGTGA
- the rimI gene encoding ribosomal protein S18-alanine N-acetyltransferase: protein MDITIREARPEDLFYIVELEEKTFGPDAFGFNHVFYLFEKCRDYFLIADYKGLLVGYIVSCRESEEELHVHSIAVVEWFRGKGVGRRLMEETINLARQRGLRRIRLEVKTENVAAIKLYEKLGFVRKDILRNFYEDRSDAYVYLLTL from the coding sequence TTGGACATCACTATTAGAGAGGCTAGACCCGAGGACTTGTTTTACATAGTCGAGTTAGAGGAGAAGACTTTTGGCCCTGACGCCTTTGGGTTTAACCATGTTTTCTACCTTTTCGAGAAATGCCGAGACTACTTCCTTATAGCTGACTATAAGGGACTACTGGTTGGCTATATTGTTTCTTGTCGTGAGTCTGAGGAGGAGCTTCATGTTCACAGTATAGCCGTGGTGGAATGGTTTAGGGGGAAAGGAGTTGGCAGGAGGCTGATGGAGGAGACGATAAACCTTGCTCGCCAGAGAGGTTTAAGGCGTATCAGGCTTGAGGTAAAGACTGAGAACGTTGCAGCCATTAAGCTCTACGAGAAGCTCGGCTTTGTAAGGAAGGACATCTTAAGGAATTTCTACGAAGATCGTAGCGATGCGTATGTCTATCTGTTAACCCTGTAG
- a CDS encoding glycosyltransferase family 2 protein has product MSVKLLKVAFFALPFLSAALLTWFTLSSLIFIWLNYAIWLTTVTGFLVFLQYFVVYLRSFRYSPRFIGGPTSLRIAVFVTSFNEDPKIIKETLLSAKAALRGRGDVYLLDDSTNQMIVEELKKFCEEHGIIYVHRKERRGFKAGAINNALKLFGDKYDLFVIFDADQKPRLDFLDQVLPYFEDPQVAFVQVPQRYTELRSPIAYGAKFQQEPFLRRIMRGRSLISAFSLGSGTVFRVKAVKEAGYFDENSITEDAEISVRIHSKGWKSVYHDEELIWYGEPPQDAAAYIQQQNRWAFGYFKLTPKIIRSDLSFAAFFDYIAGFLYWLKEGPLTFFEILAPIVFLLLKQPFIRMDPYLYALAYFPYMFISVTVFVLSMRGFEYGFKGFLAHQANEYLAFTGITAAFISFLLGRRIPFKVTPKGKSMRNLRVLVIHLVLLVLLLLSIVSGLYWYYTSSNPSEVAAIIINLFWAFWHLFFLSLAIYNGAKTPGEEKPTVFFEKLDYRVNR; this is encoded by the coding sequence ATGTCGGTAAAGCTACTCAAGGTCGCCTTCTTTGCTCTTCCATTTCTTTCGGCAGCTTTACTAACATGGTTTACTCTTTCTTCTCTCATCTTCATATGGTTAAACTATGCCATTTGGTTAACAACAGTGACAGGCTTCCTTGTTTTTCTTCAATATTTCGTTGTATACCTGCGCTCATTCAGGTATTCGCCAAGGTTTATAGGTGGTCCTACAAGCCTAAGAATTGCAGTCTTTGTAACGAGCTTCAACGAGGATCCGAAAATAATAAAGGAGACGCTCCTCTCGGCAAAAGCTGCTCTCAGGGGGCGAGGCGATGTTTACCTACTAGACGACTCTACAAATCAGATGATAGTAGAGGAGCTTAAGAAGTTCTGTGAAGAGCATGGAATAATATATGTTCACCGTAAGGAACGGCGAGGTTTTAAAGCTGGAGCGATAAACAACGCATTGAAGCTTTTCGGAGATAAATACGATTTATTCGTCATATTCGATGCTGATCAAAAGCCAAGGCTGGATTTCCTGGATCAAGTTCTCCCATATTTTGAAGACCCTCAAGTCGCATTTGTCCAAGTACCCCAGAGATATACTGAGCTTAGATCCCCTATCGCCTATGGGGCGAAATTTCAGCAAGAGCCCTTCCTGAGAAGAATAATGAGGGGTAGAAGCCTGATCTCAGCTTTCTCCCTCGGTTCGGGAACAGTCTTTCGCGTTAAAGCAGTAAAGGAGGCCGGATACTTCGACGAGAACAGCATAACTGAAGACGCGGAGATATCGGTTAGAATACACTCGAAAGGCTGGAAGTCAGTCTATCATGACGAAGAATTGATTTGGTATGGAGAGCCCCCTCAAGACGCAGCCGCATATATTCAGCAGCAAAATCGCTGGGCCTTCGGTTACTTCAAGCTTACGCCTAAAATTATAAGAAGCGATTTATCCTTCGCGGCTTTCTTCGACTACATAGCCGGCTTCCTCTATTGGCTAAAAGAAGGACCACTTACTTTCTTCGAGATACTCGCTCCCATCGTTTTCCTATTGCTAAAACAACCATTCATACGCATGGATCCTTATCTCTACGCCTTAGCCTACTTTCCCTACATGTTTATCTCGGTCACAGTATTTGTTCTAAGCATGAGGGGCTTCGAATACGGTTTTAAGGGCTTCCTAGCCCATCAGGCGAACGAGTATCTGGCATTCACCGGTATAACTGCAGCCTTTATCTCATTCCTACTGGGTAGAAGAATACCATTCAAGGTTACTCCGAAAGGCAAAAGCATGAGGAACCTTCGAGTCCTCGTGATCCATCTAGTCCTTTTAGTACTCCTCTTACTGTCAATTGTAAGTGGCCTCTACTGGTATTACACTTCCAGTAACCCGAGCGAAGTGGCAGCGATAATAATTAATTTGTTCTGGGCTTTTTGGCACTTATTCTTCCTTTCCCTCGCAATATACAATGGAGCTAAAACACCAGGCGAGGAGAAGCCAACGGTATTTTTCGAGAAGCTCGACTACAGGGTTAACAGATAG